The following are encoded in a window of Longibacter salinarum genomic DNA:
- a CDS encoding ParA family protein, with product MIKTIPIINNKGGVGKTTTTINVASGLVRNGKRVLVIDLDSQGSASLAMGVDRDQLNPSSADVLFGDIEIEDAIRSTKTPDLDLITGSLRLADTDTRLSRQPNREKRLSNAIERVEDEYDVVLIDCAPSTSLLSVNALVAADAFIIPVSPSYLSLEGVISLGQVVKNVRLSIGEAAPVLGVVLTMVKREDEQTRAIINEVRGHYGGKVFNTEIRDDPAIENAPAFGKSVFDSAPDSRGATDYAALVDEIIERIDRYGSIYGTVRRTADDREKHTDASDSKHRMAS from the coding sequence ATGATCAAGACGATCCCCATCATCAACAATAAGGGCGGTGTCGGCAAAACAACGACGACGATCAACGTCGCGTCCGGTCTTGTCCGTAACGGGAAACGGGTGCTCGTTATTGACCTCGATAGCCAGGGTTCTGCATCACTGGCCATGGGAGTAGACCGTGATCAGCTCAACCCATCCAGTGCGGACGTGCTCTTCGGTGACATCGAAATCGAAGATGCGATCCGATCAACCAAGACACCGGACCTCGACCTGATCACGGGATCGCTCCGACTCGCGGATACGGATACACGCCTTTCGCGCCAGCCAAACCGAGAAAAGCGTCTTAGCAATGCGATCGAGCGCGTTGAGGATGAATACGATGTCGTACTGATCGATTGTGCCCCTTCCACATCCCTACTCAGCGTCAACGCGTTGGTCGCCGCAGACGCATTCATCATCCCGGTTTCGCCCTCTTATCTCTCCTTAGAAGGCGTCATCAGCCTCGGTCAGGTGGTCAAAAATGTAAGACTGAGCATCGGTGAAGCAGCCCCTGTGCTTGGCGTTGTCCTAACGATGGTAAAGCGCGAAGACGAGCAGACCCGCGCGATCATCAATGAGGTACGGGGGCACTACGGTGGAAAAGTATTCAATACCGAAATCCGCGATGATCCAGCCATCGAGAACGCACCCGCATTCGGAAAATCGGTCTTCGACTCCGCCCCCGACTCCCGCGGAGCAACGGATTACGCAGCGCTCGTCGATGAGATCATCGAACGGATCGATCGCTATGGATCGATCTATGGCACCGTACGCCGCACTGCAGACGATCGTGAAAAGCACACCGACGCGTCTGACTCAAAACACAGAATGGCCTCCTAG
- a CDS encoding DUF6588 family protein — protein sequence MNRWLQTLTATFLIVSLGYAGPANAQYEDVGSLDELSGALEVMAGQYADNYVQPVSDAFGAGMNSAMFRTADAGGGILPGVDVYVGVSVTGALMASSDRSFLPQNQTLTVDGRELRFDYSNGRVPTAFGETKTPSATVDITDVGTGQTTNVQLPPGIVNTPVAPLVIPQLGVGTAFGTDVMLRYLPRTRLKSYGTVGVFGLGVRHSISQYIPMSPVDIAVQGAYNSISLEDKNVEGDVLDASGYAFNLQVSKSLPVLPVTFYSGLQYETFDASYAYTFQPQNSNIDPVSFTLDQEASNKVRGVAGVTITLAVVRINADYSLSGNDVVTVGMGVQL from the coding sequence ATGAATCGATGGCTTCAAACGCTCACAGCAACGTTTCTCATTGTCTCACTCGGGTACGCCGGGCCAGCGAATGCGCAGTATGAAGATGTAGGCAGTCTTGATGAACTGAGCGGCGCCCTCGAGGTGATGGCCGGTCAGTACGCCGACAATTACGTTCAGCCGGTATCCGACGCGTTCGGCGCTGGGATGAACTCGGCCATGTTTCGCACGGCCGACGCCGGTGGAGGCATTTTGCCGGGCGTCGATGTTTATGTCGGCGTATCCGTCACCGGCGCGCTCATGGCTTCGTCGGATCGCTCCTTTCTCCCGCAGAACCAGACCCTAACGGTAGATGGCCGGGAACTGAGATTCGACTACTCGAATGGTCGGGTCCCGACGGCTTTCGGAGAGACCAAGACCCCGAGTGCCACGGTCGATATCACGGACGTAGGCACCGGGCAGACAACGAACGTTCAGTTACCACCTGGCATCGTAAACACGCCGGTGGCTCCGCTCGTCATCCCACAGCTTGGCGTCGGAACGGCATTCGGTACGGATGTGATGCTTCGGTACCTGCCGCGCACCCGCCTGAAGAGCTACGGTACGGTCGGCGTCTTCGGGCTCGGCGTGCGCCACAGCATCAGTCAGTATATTCCGATGTCACCCGTCGATATCGCGGTCCAGGGCGCCTACAACTCGATCTCGCTTGAGGATAAGAACGTCGAGGGCGATGTGCTCGACGCATCGGGATACGCCTTCAACCTTCAGGTGAGCAAGAGCCTCCCGGTTCTCCCGGTAACGTTCTATAGCGGGCTGCAGTATGAGACGTTCGATGCCAGTTACGCGTACACGTTTCAGCCGCAGAACAGTAACATCGATCCCGTTAGCTTCACGCTCGATCAGGAAGCGAGCAACAAAGTTCGCGGCGTCGCCGGGGTCACGATTACGCTCGCTGTCGTGCGCATCAATGCGGATTACAGTCTCAGCGGAAATGATGTCGTGACGGTCGGTATGGGCGTACAACTTTAG
- a CDS encoding ParA family protein translates to MQIIPIINNKGGVGKTTTTVNLAAGLAHRGKRVLLIDLDSQGSASLALGVSHDQLQPSVADVLFGKRTFAETVRSTDVDGLDLLTGSLELANADIRLKETRRREWTLHRILDPIRETYDVILIDCAPSTSVLTVNALVAADAFIVPVRPTYLALAGVVGLGEVVKNVREGVGEAAPVLGIVVTQVGGEKDGHPPGVQDEVIDELRTHYGGKVFNTLLHYDPSLEQAPAHSEDIFEFAPKSRAASEYALLIDEVEERIERYGNVYARVNR, encoded by the coding sequence ATGCAGATTATCCCCATCATCAACAATAAGGGCGGTGTCGGAAAAACAACGACCACGGTAAACCTGGCGGCCGGGTTGGCGCACCGTGGGAAGCGCGTCCTCCTGATCGACCTGGACAGCCAGGGATCGGCGTCATTGGCCCTCGGGGTCTCCCATGATCAACTCCAACCATCGGTTGCGGATGTGCTTTTCGGGAAGCGGACGTTCGCCGAGACGGTACGGAGCACAGACGTAGATGGGCTGGATCTACTCACCGGTTCGCTCGAGCTTGCGAATGCTGATATTCGCCTCAAGGAGACGCGTCGTCGTGAATGGACGCTTCATCGTATACTCGACCCGATTCGCGAGACGTACGACGTGATTCTCATCGATTGTGCCCCGTCTACCTCGGTGTTGACAGTGAATGCGCTGGTAGCAGCCGACGCCTTCATTGTACCGGTCCGTCCGACATACCTGGCGCTGGCGGGTGTGGTCGGGCTGGGAGAGGTGGTCAAGAACGTGAGGGAAGGGGTTGGGGAAGCAGCGCCGGTCCTCGGAATTGTCGTCACACAGGTCGGAGGCGAAAAAGATGGTCATCCGCCGGGAGTGCAGGATGAGGTGATTGATGAGTTGCGGACGCACTATGGCGGGAAAGTATTTAACACGCTGTTGCACTACGATCCGTCGTTGGAGCAGGCGCCGGCTCATAGCGAAGATATATTTGAGTTCGCCCCGAAGTCCCGTGCTGCCAGTGAATATGCGCTTCTTATCGACGAAGTGGAGGAGCGGATTGAGCGATACGGAAATGTGTATGCCCGCGTGAACCGATAG
- a CDS encoding DNA polymerase domain-containing protein, with the protein MLTRPDVFARFQRPDAGTGSTDSTPTAKDANPNPDVDAALFGKDPTPRIVDIEPLMDAPSDEPARVRLYQRSEDGRRITTEEDRLFPFFFISDITLLRGHRSTFKFTELEGDNHYRYLVIFNTWADYWNAIRTVEHRSTTDDGRPDELYQVGSPAQQYMMQTGKTCFLEMKPGDLHRLQLDIEVYSEQGFPNAKRPDDRIIIVALSDNRDWTKVLHLDASTDDAERDLLCTLVNVIRERDPDVIEGYNCFSFDFDYILKRCERHGVDFAIGRDGSTPRTYESSMRFAERTVDYPAMAVHGRHVIDVYFQVMAFDVFKRDLPDYSLKTAAKYFGFAPEDRTYIPGDEIDRYWREDRDRLLDYALDDVIETERLARHLSGSTFYLTQMLPMTYGGAARRGPASKIESLFVREYLRKRHSLPRSEWGTQSMGGYTDIFMTGVLGPVVYADVESLYPSIMLNYDIQPAGDRLGVFPQLLDRLTNLRLETKQAMRDAADDKVRSELDARQNSYKVLINSFYGNLGFTLAIFNDFEEADRVARIGQQILRDLISEIQDRGGTVIEVDTDGVLFVPPDDVRGEDNEIQFTRDLTSAMPEGIRVGFDGRFQKMLSYKKKNYALRTYDGSLKFKGSSLISRSNEKFGRRFVREAIELLLERDVEGLHELYIRYRESIEAHDWENVYSFARTETLKDTIEQYERDVQEGDRPRAATYELAKRRMQATGQTIRKGDRISYYITGDDPNVTAFKNCRLATEWDPDQPDENTAYYLKRLDQFSRKFEVFFSDADFRLIFSPEDLFGFSADGIEIQKTRPTSDVRTDENVPF; encoded by the coding sequence ATGCTCACCCGCCCGGACGTATTCGCCCGATTCCAGCGTCCCGACGCGGGTACCGGGTCTACGGATTCCACCCCGACCGCGAAGGACGCGAACCCAAATCCGGACGTGGATGCGGCTCTCTTCGGCAAAGATCCAACGCCGAGAATCGTAGACATCGAACCCTTAATGGACGCCCCATCGGACGAGCCGGCACGTGTCCGACTATACCAACGATCTGAGGACGGTCGGCGAATCACGACCGAAGAGGATCGCCTCTTCCCCTTTTTCTTCATCTCAGACATCACGCTGCTGCGCGGGCACCGGTCCACGTTCAAGTTCACCGAGCTCGAGGGCGACAACCATTACCGGTATCTCGTCATCTTCAACACGTGGGCGGACTACTGGAATGCCATCCGCACGGTCGAACATCGCTCAACCACGGATGACGGGCGCCCGGACGAACTGTATCAGGTCGGATCTCCGGCGCAGCAATACATGATGCAAACGGGGAAAACCTGCTTCCTCGAGATGAAGCCGGGTGACCTCCACCGCCTGCAACTCGATATCGAGGTGTACTCCGAGCAGGGTTTCCCGAATGCAAAGCGTCCAGACGATCGAATCATCATCGTCGCCCTGTCCGACAACCGCGACTGGACGAAGGTTCTCCACCTCGACGCATCCACCGACGATGCTGAGCGCGACCTTCTCTGCACGCTCGTCAACGTCATTCGCGAACGCGACCCGGACGTGATCGAGGGCTACAACTGCTTCTCCTTCGACTTCGACTACATCCTCAAGCGGTGTGAACGCCATGGAGTCGACTTTGCGATTGGACGCGACGGGTCGACGCCCAGAACGTACGAATCCAGCATGCGCTTCGCGGAACGCACGGTGGATTATCCCGCCATGGCCGTTCACGGACGCCATGTCATTGATGTCTACTTCCAGGTGATGGCGTTCGACGTCTTCAAGCGAGATCTCCCGGACTACAGTCTCAAGACCGCGGCAAAATATTTCGGGTTTGCCCCCGAGGACCGTACCTACATCCCTGGCGACGAGATCGACCGATACTGGCGGGAGGATCGGGACCGACTGCTCGACTACGCCCTCGACGACGTGATCGAGACCGAACGGCTCGCACGGCACCTCTCCGGATCGACGTTCTACCTCACGCAGATGCTGCCGATGACATACGGCGGCGCAGCCCGGCGTGGACCGGCATCTAAAATCGAGAGCCTCTTCGTCCGCGAGTATCTGCGCAAGCGCCACAGTCTACCGCGTAGCGAATGGGGTACGCAGTCGATGGGCGGCTACACCGATATTTTCATGACGGGCGTACTCGGGCCCGTCGTCTACGCTGACGTCGAAAGCCTGTACCCCTCAATCATGCTGAATTACGACATCCAGCCTGCGGGAGACAGACTCGGGGTGTTTCCTCAGCTTCTCGACCGTCTGACGAACCTTCGTCTCGAAACCAAACAGGCCATGCGCGACGCGGCCGATGACAAGGTCCGATCGGAGCTGGATGCGCGACAGAATTCGTACAAGGTGCTCATCAACTCCTTCTACGGCAACCTCGGGTTTACCCTGGCGATCTTCAACGATTTCGAGGAAGCTGATCGGGTCGCTCGCATCGGCCAACAGATCCTCAGAGACCTCATCTCCGAAATTCAAGATCGAGGAGGAACCGTTATCGAAGTTGATACCGATGGCGTCCTGTTCGTGCCACCGGACGACGTTCGCGGCGAGGACAACGAAATCCAGTTCACGCGAGATCTGACGAGTGCCATGCCGGAGGGCATACGCGTCGGATTTGACGGGCGATTTCAGAAAATGCTGTCGTACAAAAAGAAAAACTACGCGCTCCGAACGTACGACGGATCCCTTAAATTCAAAGGCTCATCGCTGATCTCTCGATCGAACGAGAAGTTCGGCCGCCGCTTCGTTCGGGAAGCCATCGAACTCCTGCTGGAGCGGGATGTCGAGGGGCTCCACGAACTCTACATTCGATATCGTGAGAGCATCGAAGCGCACGACTGGGAGAACGTCTACAGCTTCGCACGGACGGAAACGCTGAAAGACACGATCGAACAGTACGAACGAGATGTTCAGGAGGGTGACCGTCCGCGAGCAGCCACCTACGAACTCGCGAAACGGAGGATGCAGGCGACGGGACAGACGATTCGCAAAGGAGATCGCATCTCGTACTACATCACCGGAGATGACCCAAACGTCACGGCGTTCAAAAACTGCAGGCTCGCCACCGAGTGGGACCCAGATCAGCCCGACGAGAACACCGCCTACTATCTGAAGCGGCTTGACCAGTTCAGCCGCAAATTCGAAGTGTTCTTCTCGGATGCCGACTTCCGACTGATTTTCTCCCCGGAGGACCTATTCGGGTTCTCGGCCGACGGAATAGAAATCCAGAAAACGCGACCGACCTCTGACGTGCGGACAGATGAAAACGTCCCGTTTTAG
- a CDS encoding ABC transporter ATP-binding protein — MPVLRAVDVGQNFGSLLLFRRMSFEVIGGESLAITGSNGSGKSTLLKILSGVMTPKAGEVELVIDGRTVDDMKRPLHVGLVAPYLSVYDNLSARENLEFLARARGQSVTDGASDTAAGKRIASVLQRVGLEGREDDLVGTFSSGMKQRVKYAAAMLPRPDVLLLDEPSANLDVEGIAMVEEVMEWQLEADRILIVATNVAAEAEECDRTLSVESFRS; from the coding sequence ATGCCCGTACTTCGTGCCGTTGACGTGGGCCAAAATTTTGGTTCGTTGCTTCTGTTTCGCCGGATGTCGTTTGAGGTTATCGGTGGCGAAAGTCTGGCGATTACGGGCTCGAACGGTTCGGGAAAGTCTACCCTGCTGAAAATCCTTTCGGGTGTGATGACACCGAAGGCCGGAGAGGTCGAACTCGTCATTGACGGCCGGACGGTGGACGACATGAAGCGCCCGCTACACGTCGGACTCGTCGCACCGTACCTGAGCGTCTACGACAACCTTTCGGCGCGCGAGAATTTAGAGTTTCTGGCGCGGGCTCGGGGGCAGAGCGTCACTGACGGTGCGAGTGACACCGCCGCGGGTAAGCGCATCGCCTCAGTTTTGCAGCGTGTTGGACTAGAAGGACGCGAGGATGACCTCGTAGGCACGTTTTCTTCTGGAATGAAGCAGCGTGTGAAGTATGCCGCAGCGATGCTCCCAAGACCGGATGTACTGCTCCTGGATGAGCCGTCGGCCAACCTGGATGTGGAGGGCATTGCCATGGTCGAGGAGGTCATGGAATGGCAGCTAGAGGCAGATCGCATTCTGATCGTGGCAACGAATGTAGCAGCTGAGGCGGAGGAATGTGACCGCACGCTCAGCGTCGAATCGTTTCGTTCCTGA
- the msrA gene encoding peptide-methionine (S)-S-oxide reductase MsrA → MEKATLGGGCFWCLEAVYDSVDGIDKVVSGYAGGDTPNPTYRAVCSGRTGHAEVVQITYDPEIISYRDLVEIFFTIHNPTTKDRQGADVGPQYRSIILYHDQEQKQVAELVIDALEEESVFSDPIVTELEPLDTFYEAEQKHQDYYQRNPGLPYCQAVIEPKLSKLRKKHAAKLQ, encoded by the coding sequence ATGGAAAAGGCAACGTTAGGCGGTGGATGCTTTTGGTGCCTCGAAGCCGTCTACGATAGCGTCGACGGCATTGACAAGGTTGTCAGTGGATACGCCGGTGGGGACACGCCGAACCCGACATATCGTGCCGTGTGCTCTGGCCGTACCGGCCATGCTGAGGTCGTTCAGATTACGTACGACCCCGAAATCATCTCGTATCGTGATCTGGTGGAAATCTTCTTTACGATCCACAACCCAACGACGAAGGACCGGCAGGGGGCAGATGTCGGGCCGCAGTACCGGTCGATCATTCTGTATCATGATCAGGAGCAGAAGCAAGTCGCTGAGCTGGTCATCGATGCGCTTGAGGAAGAGAGCGTTTTCTCCGATCCGATCGTGACAGAGCTGGAGCCCCTCGATACGTTTTACGAGGCAGAGCAGAAACACCAGGATTACTACCAGCGCAATCCCGGCCTTCCGTACTGCCAGGCGGTCATCGAACCGAAGCTGAGCAAGCTGCGGAAGAAGCACGCCGCGAAGCTTCAGTAG
- a CDS encoding ComF family protein has product MWQIANQMNLLRGFLDLLYPPCCVGCAGRPERPSLPLCPACLRRMEQAPQMNVAARLDRLPPDWGTASGAHAMWVFDKGGALQSIQHALKYGDRPQYGVELGRLLGQSYRRAGWPEPDRVVPIPLHRLRLLERGYNQAETLARGVASTLSTRLDPHTLTRHRATRSQTNLSRDERWRNVCDAFSVAESIDGGTLLLVDDVLTTGSTAMACARTLKAAGADRVLITTLCLARA; this is encoded by the coding sequence ATGTGGCAGATAGCAAATCAGATGAACCTCCTCCGTGGCTTCCTCGACCTTCTATACCCGCCCTGCTGCGTGGGCTGTGCAGGGCGCCCCGAACGTCCCTCGCTCCCACTCTGCCCGGCATGTCTCCGCCGTATGGAGCAGGCGCCGCAAATGAACGTTGCTGCACGACTGGATCGTCTTCCCCCAGATTGGGGCACAGCCTCCGGTGCGCATGCGATGTGGGTGTTCGATAAGGGGGGAGCGCTCCAGTCCATCCAGCATGCCCTGAAATACGGCGATCGTCCGCAGTACGGTGTCGAGCTCGGGCGTCTTCTCGGTCAATCGTACCGACGCGCCGGTTGGCCAGAACCAGACCGGGTCGTCCCCATCCCACTCCACCGACTTCGCCTTCTCGAACGCGGCTACAACCAGGCCGAAACGCTCGCTCGAGGTGTTGCATCCACGTTATCGACACGGTTGGATCCGCACACGCTCACGCGGCATCGCGCAACCCGATCACAGACAAACCTTTCACGAGACGAGCGCTGGCGCAACGTATGTGATGCCTTTTCTGTGGCCGAATCCATCGACGGCGGCACGCTCCTCCTCGTCGACGACGTGTTGACGACCGGCTCCACGGCAATGGCGTGTGCCCGAACCCTGAAAGCGGCCGGCGCGGACCGCGTCCTGATCACCACACTCTGCCTGGCCCGCGCGTGA
- a CDS encoding tRNA-queuosine alpha-mannosyltransferase domain-containing protein: protein MDIFALEPWYGGSHRNFLDGLVEHSSHTIRTITMPGRFWRWRMEGGGVTLARKAREAVDEVGVPDLLFVNDMVNVPAFLSLTRDVFADVPVALYFHENQLTYPLPPDRSRDRAYSITNYLSALAADRVFFNTAFHRDEFLEALPVLLRNFPDFTNLHTVREIREKSEVLHLGVDLAAHDEYDSERVVRTGGQGEPPVVLWNQRWEYDKNPKAFFRAMNRLDDAGCDFRLILAGKAFREQPEEFEQAFERYAERILHYGYAEDFSEYSRLLHRADIVVSTALHEFFGVAIMEAIYCGCHPLLPDRLSYPELVPETHHRPLLHAPVLYEDEDHLFAVLRSILDGNERTLPPATLRKIPQPYDWDTHVADYDAAFEAMTRSTG, encoded by the coding sequence ATGGACATTTTTGCGCTCGAGCCGTGGTACGGCGGGTCGCACCGTAACTTTCTCGACGGTCTTGTCGAACACTCCAGTCATACGATCCGCACGATCACGATGCCGGGCCGCTTCTGGCGCTGGCGCATGGAAGGCGGAGGCGTTACCCTTGCGCGGAAGGCACGGGAAGCGGTTGATGAGGTCGGCGTCCCCGACTTGCTCTTCGTCAACGACATGGTCAACGTCCCGGCCTTCCTGTCGCTGACTCGCGACGTGTTTGCTGACGTTCCGGTTGCGCTGTACTTCCACGAAAACCAGCTCACGTATCCGCTGCCGCCGGATCGCTCCCGGGACCGGGCCTATTCGATCACGAACTACCTTTCGGCCCTCGCCGCGGACCGCGTCTTCTTCAACACAGCTTTTCACCGGGACGAATTTCTAGAGGCGCTCCCGGTCCTGCTCCGCAACTTTCCGGACTTCACCAATCTGCACACGGTGCGGGAGATTCGGGAGAAAAGCGAAGTCCTTCACCTCGGTGTCGATTTAGCAGCCCACGACGAGTACGACTCTGAGCGCGTCGTTCGTACGGGTGGACAGGGAGAGCCGCCCGTCGTGCTGTGGAATCAGCGCTGGGAGTACGACAAGAATCCGAAGGCGTTTTTCCGCGCGATGAACCGGCTGGATGACGCGGGATGTGACTTCCGACTGATTCTGGCAGGAAAAGCGTTCCGTGAGCAGCCCGAAGAGTTTGAGCAGGCGTTCGAGCGATACGCCGAGCGGATCCTGCACTACGGCTACGCAGAAGATTTTAGCGAGTACAGTCGCCTCCTACACCGAGCGGACATTGTCGTCTCTACGGCACTCCACGAGTTTTTCGGCGTCGCGATCATGGAAGCCATCTACTGCGGGTGTCATCCGCTGCTACCGGATCGCCTCAGCTACCCCGAACTCGTGCCGGAAACGCATCATCGTCCGCTGCTCCATGCGCCGGTCCTGTACGAGGACGAAGATCATCTCTTTGCAGTGCTTCGCTCGATTCTCGATGGAAACGAACGTACGCTTCCCCCGGCTACGCTCCGCAAGATCCCACAGCCCTACGACTGGGACACGCACGTAGCAGACTACGACGCGGCCTTCGAGGCGATGACTAGGTCAACGGGTTGA
- a CDS encoding response regulator transcription factor produces the protein MTEPHILLVEDEPDVASFIRKGLEEEQYRVTWAKNGRRGLEYVQQDEIDLVLLDVRLPDINGLDVCERLRIHDTHLPVMMLTALDAVEDRVAGLRSGADDYLPKPFAFDELLARIEALLRRVEPQERDEPLEDGALRLDLAARRCSVDGEEIHLTPTEFDLLAFLMARKGRALSREDIHREVWGHNFDRGTNLIDVYVNYLRRKLSDAGCDSRIETVRGTGYRFESAESGPASSPDAETNIETTDAGA, from the coding sequence ATGACTGAACCGCACATTCTTCTTGTCGAAGATGAGCCCGATGTAGCCTCGTTCATCCGGAAGGGACTGGAGGAGGAACAGTATCGCGTCACGTGGGCAAAGAATGGCCGACGCGGTCTAGAGTACGTTCAACAGGATGAGATCGACCTGGTCTTGCTGGATGTGCGGCTTCCGGATATCAACGGTCTCGACGTGTGCGAACGCCTCCGGATTCACGATACGCATCTGCCGGTGATGATGCTCACGGCCCTCGACGCCGTGGAGGATCGAGTGGCAGGACTCCGTTCGGGGGCCGACGACTACCTGCCGAAGCCGTTCGCGTTCGACGAACTGCTCGCGCGCATCGAGGCGCTCCTCCGGCGCGTGGAGCCGCAGGAACGAGATGAGCCGCTGGAGGACGGGGCGTTGCGGCTTGATCTGGCGGCCCGCCGCTGCAGTGTCGACGGCGAGGAGATACATCTTACGCCGACGGAGTTCGATCTGCTGGCGTTCTTGATGGCGCGTAAAGGACGCGCACTCAGCAGGGAGGACATCCATCGCGAGGTCTGGGGCCATAATTTTGATCGGGGAACGAACCTTATCGACGTGTACGTCAACTATCTCCGCCGAAAACTTTCCGACGCCGGCTGTGACTCGCGCATCGAAACCGTGAGGGGCACAGGGTATCGCTTCGAATCTGCGGAGTCAGGCCCGGCCTCCTCACCGGATGCGGAGACAAACATCGAGACCACGGATGCAGGTGCATGA
- a CDS encoding sensor histidine kinase: MFDLTDSEPPRNEASPTSERPPFRRRLFTMVGPALAAALAVPALMAWAGAYWSFHHTAMSTVETEAEEMLAEVRIVDGSFDLSAYAWQEAHHRLAIDRVDPIFVQVFDDGGQLLRESSNINALDPSFPDRLLARQMPERVVPSLKTFEAGDRGYYYTVRPIPDHTGQVAGFVQVSRAVPDHRSMLWQLGIGLIALWIALTVGLLVLVDWAARRVSEPLRSVTDVARTITSADLDTRVHVPDDADRETAMLAETLNALLDRVESHVDALRTFTSNAAHELQTPLTVLRGHVEIALRRDRSAAEYRSTLELLDDRLGSFVQTLRALLTLTRLDRGASLETEEVDMVDLVAEEVQSFQERADQRGIQLTVEAHRQNGAHDVSGPNSRGAKRTQRDGRAFHVQAQPDLLRDAVRNLVDNALKYTQEGSVHVVVEAEEDRVHVLCRDTGIGIDAEEMPEVSNRFHRGARAGDVGGEGSGLGLSIVTRIVERHGGRLQVHSERGQGTEFRITLPR; this comes from the coding sequence ATGTTCGACCTTACAGACTCAGAACCGCCTCGCAACGAGGCAAGCCCGACGTCAGAGCGACCCCCGTTTCGCCGTCGACTGTTTACGATGGTTGGACCGGCGCTTGCGGCCGCTCTTGCCGTGCCGGCGCTCATGGCGTGGGCGGGGGCGTACTGGTCGTTTCATCACACAGCCATGAGCACGGTTGAGACGGAGGCCGAAGAGATGCTGGCCGAGGTACGCATTGTCGATGGATCATTCGATCTAAGTGCGTATGCCTGGCAAGAGGCACATCACCGTCTCGCGATCGACCGCGTCGATCCGATCTTTGTTCAAGTGTTCGACGACGGCGGGCAGCTTCTCCGCGAGTCCTCCAATATCAATGCGCTTGATCCCTCGTTTCCGGACCGCCTTCTCGCCCGTCAAATGCCGGAGCGCGTCGTTCCGTCGTTGAAAACGTTCGAGGCGGGAGACCGAGGATACTACTATACCGTCCGCCCCATTCCGGACCATACCGGACAGGTCGCCGGGTTTGTCCAGGTATCGCGTGCGGTACCGGATCACCGATCGATGCTCTGGCAGCTGGGGATCGGATTGATCGCCCTCTGGATTGCTCTGACGGTCGGATTGCTGGTCCTTGTCGACTGGGCTGCTCGTCGTGTTTCAGAACCGCTTCGGAGTGTAACGGATGTCGCCCGGACCATCACATCGGCAGACCTGGACACACGCGTCCACGTCCCCGACGATGCAGACCGGGAAACGGCCATGCTCGCGGAGACCCTGAATGCGCTGCTTGATCGCGTGGAGTCGCATGTGGATGCGCTTCGCACGTTCACATCAAACGCGGCGCATGAGCTGCAGACGCCGCTCACCGTCCTTCGCGGACACGTCGAGATTGCGCTTCGGCGCGATCGATCAGCTGCGGAGTACCGAAGTACGCTGGAGCTTCTCGACGACCGCCTCGGGAGCTTCGTCCAGACACTGCGAGCATTGCTCACGCTCACGCGGCTTGATCGCGGTGCCTCACTGGAAACGGAGGAGGTCGACATGGTGGATCTCGTTGCGGAGGAGGTGCAATCGTTTCAGGAGCGTGCGGACCAGCGTGGAATTCAGTTGACCGTCGAGGCGCATCGGCAAAATGGCGCTCACGACGTGAGCGGGCCGAACAGCCGCGGCGCGAAAAGAACACAGCGCGACGGCCGAGCCTTTCATGTTCAGGCTCAGCCCGATCTACTTCGTGATGCCGTCCGCAATCTTGTGGACAACGCGCTCAAGTATACGCAGGAGGGGAGTGTGCACGTAGTCGTCGAGGCCGAGGAGGATCGCGTTCACGTGCTCTGCCGCGATACGGGCATCGGAATCGATGCGGAGGAGATGCCGGAAGTCAGCAATCGGTTCCACCGCGGGGCGCGCGCCGGGGACGTTGGCGGTGAAGGCAGCGGGCTCGGGTTGTCGATCGTGACGCGTATTGTCGAGCGGCACGGGGGGCGGCTGCAGGTTCATTCCGAACGGGGGCAGGGGACGGAGTTTCGCATCACTCTTCCGCGATAA